One Spiroplasma endosymbiont of Nebria brevicollis DNA window includes the following coding sequences:
- the mnmG gene encoding tRNA uridine-5-carboxymethylaminomethyl(34) synthesis enzyme MnmG, translating to MKHDYEIIVIGAGHAGVEAALAAARTGHKTAVITLDKTKIALMPCNPSIGGPAKGIVVREIDALGGEMAKAADATALQMKLLNNSRGPAVWAIRAQSDKIAYSQYMQEVTSNQKNLTVLEVMVQSLIINDGIVQGINLENGKQITSKIVILTTGTYMTALTLQGHNKKTEGPDGQRTSNGISNQLKTLGFNMIRLKTGTPPRVKRDSIDFSKSSIELGSDLPLAFSHETADFLPLSKQLPCYLMYTNDKTHALINNSLDKSPMYNGEIQGTGPRYCPSIEDKVVRFSDKPRHQIFLEPESIHLDSIYVQGFSTSMPIDIQDKMLRTLPGLEKCEVLKWAYAIEYDAFEPTQLWPTLETKIIKNLFSAGQINGTSGYEEAACQGLMAAINAHLKLTKQEPLILKRDEGYIGVLIDDLVTKGTIEPYRLLTSLAEHRLLLRNDNAQTRLLKHGHRVGLISEQRYAKFQSQQQLMNSITEDLKNTKISPDSQLAQFLVNNNLGTIPHNHIVAYELVKRPGISLKMLSDELPQLNDLLYHELMELEITIKFSGYINQQLKMAQQANSLEKKQIPSDINYDLVESITGEAREKLKRVRPLTIAHATRISGVSPADIQVLLFFLKRKYPHLNS from the coding sequence ATGAAACATGATTATGAAATCATTGTGATTGGTGCTGGTCATGCTGGTGTTGAAGCTGCTTTAGCTGCTGCTCGAACTGGACATAAAACAGCAGTAATTACCCTTGACAAAACTAAAATTGCTTTAATGCCTTGTAATCCTTCTATTGGTGGCCCTGCCAAAGGAATTGTTGTCAGAGAGATTGATGCCCTAGGTGGTGAAATGGCTAAAGCAGCAGATGCTACTGCTTTACAAATGAAACTATTAAATAATTCTCGTGGCCCTGCTGTATGAGCTATTCGTGCGCAATCTGATAAAATAGCTTATTCACAATACATGCAAGAGGTTACTAGTAACCAAAAAAACTTAACTGTTCTAGAAGTAATGGTTCAATCATTAATTATTAATGACGGTATTGTGCAAGGTATTAATTTAGAAAATGGAAAACAAATTACAAGTAAAATTGTTATTTTAACAACTGGCACTTATATGACTGCTTTAACATTACAAGGTCATAATAAAAAAACTGAAGGTCCAGATGGTCAAAGAACTAGTAATGGTATTTCAAATCAATTAAAAACCTTAGGGTTTAATATGATTCGTTTAAAAACTGGAACTCCACCTCGTGTTAAAAGAGATAGTATTGATTTTAGTAAATCAAGTATTGAACTAGGTAGTGATTTACCATTAGCCTTTTCTCATGAAACTGCTGACTTCTTACCATTAAGTAAACAATTGCCTTGTTATTTAATGTATACAAATGATAAAACCCATGCTCTCATTAATAATAGTTTAGATAAATCACCAATGTACAACGGCGAAATTCAAGGGACAGGTCCTCGTTACTGCCCAAGTATTGAAGATAAAGTAGTTCGTTTTTCTGATAAACCACGTCATCAAATTTTTTTAGAACCTGAATCAATTCATTTAGATTCTATTTATGTTCAAGGTTTCTCAACTTCAATGCCAATTGATATTCAAGATAAAATGTTAAGAACATTACCAGGTTTAGAAAAATGTGAAGTATTAAAATGAGCATATGCTATTGAATATGATGCTTTTGAACCAACACAACTATGACCGACTTTAGAAACTAAAATTATTAAAAATTTATTTAGTGCTGGTCAAATTAATGGCACTAGTGGTTATGAAGAAGCTGCCTGCCAAGGTTTAATGGCTGCTATTAATGCCCACTTAAAATTAACGAAACAAGAACCATTAATTTTAAAACGTGATGAAGGATATATTGGTGTTTTAATTGATGACTTAGTAACTAAAGGTACTATTGAACCATATCGTTTATTAACCTCATTAGCCGAACATCGTTTATTATTACGTAATGATAATGCCCAAACTCGGTTACTTAAACATGGACATCGTGTGGGTTTAATTAGTGAACAACGTTATGCTAAATTTCAATCACAACAACAATTAATGAATAGTATTACTGAAGATTTAAAAAATACTAAAATTAGTCCTGATTCACAATTAGCACAATTTTTAGTAAATAATAATTTAGGGACAATTCCTCATAATCATATTGTGGCTTATGAATTAGTAAAACGTCCCGGTATTAGTTTAAAAATGTTAAGTGATGAATTACCACAATTAAATGATTTATTATACCATGAACTTATGGAATTAGAAATTACTATTAAGTTCTCAGGATATATTAATCAACAATTAAAAATGGCACAACAAGCTAATAGTTTAGAAAAAAAACAGATTCCTAGTGATATTAATTATGATTTAGTAGAAAGTATTACTGGTGAAGCACGTGAAAAACTAAAACGTGTTCGACCATTGACCATTGCTCATGCCACTAGAATTTCTGGTGTTAGTCCTGCTGATATTCAAGTTTTATTATTTTTCTTAAAGCGTAAATATCCTCATTTAAATAGTTAA
- a CDS encoding IS3 family transposase, with protein MHKWYSKEEKIEMLKKVEGLGCITASKILNVDKSSIKRWRKSIRTLGEDSLIPGKGIQSKGKRQGRPKTLDLNEMTKEELIQYIEVMNHLKKYLEISKKGKCQAISQLQTKNPVNYLCKLLKVSKSGYYKWLNNGMKQFNKWIPFIANIIKSTFYAFKEIYGYNMICCWIKKIYKLNIQPHIVYRYMKNMGLKSKIRTKKFDYRLKSGSLRYDN; from the coding sequence ATGCATAAATGATATTCAAAAGAAGAAAAAATAGAAATGTTAAAAAAAGTAGAAGGTTTAGGTTGTATTACTGCAAGTAAAATATTAAATGTTGATAAAAGTAGTATTAAAAGATGACGCAAATCTATAAGAACTTTAGGTGAAGATAGTCTTATTCCAGGAAAAGGTATCCAATCAAAAGGTAAACGGCAAGGTAGACCTAAAACTCTTGATTTAAATGAAATGACTAAAGAAGAACTAATTCAATATATTGAGGTAATGAATCATCTAAAAAAGTATTTAGAGATATCGAAAAAGGGAAAGTGCCAGGCGATATCTCAATTACAAACAAAAAATCCAGTTAATTACCTTTGTAAATTATTAAAAGTTTCAAAATCTGGTTATTATAAATGACTTAACAATGGTATGAAACAGTTTAATAAATGGATTCCATTTATTGCTAATATAATTAAAAGTACATTTTATGCGTTCAAAGAAATTTATGGTTATAACATGATTTGTTGTTGAATAAAGAAAATTTATAAGTTAAACATACAACCACATATTGTTTATAGGTATATGAAAAATATGGGTTTAAAATCCAAAATTAGAACAAAGAAGTTTGATTATAGGTTAAAATCTGGCAGTTTAAGATATGATAATTAG
- a CDS encoding IS3 family transposase, producing the protein MSRRENSPDNGATESWVGTMKIEFLYQIPRKKRTIEWIKENLPKYIYFYNNHRPQPKLKGMSPIEYRLSHPQTNIKFIPMKLDLM; encoded by the coding sequence ATGTCCAGAAGAGAAAATTCTCCAGATAATGGAGCAACAGAATCATGGGTTGGTACTATGAAAATTGAATTCTTATATCAGATTCCAAGAAAAAAACGAACTATTGAATGAATTAAAGAAAATTTACCTAAGTATATTTATTTTTACAACAATCATCGACCACAACCAAAATTAAAAGGAATGAGTCCAATAGAATATCGATTATCTCATCCCCAAACAAATATTAAGTTTATTCCTATGAAATTAGATTTAATGTAA